cgaaggtttcctgtgttcgctgctaagaaagaacactcgagggcacacccagtcacctaaactggaaaatccagcgggaggatggtgcccttgttggttctaccgatgaagcgaacaggcagaaacctccgtgcacgtattcgctgcgaagaaacaacactcattcagtcgtcctcctcgtcggtgctgtcgtcgtgggagtccctgtcgacgtggtagtcccggaggcagcgcctctcgtcgaagaccttgactttcatgtccctgttgccgaagtaggagaacacgaggatgaagccggcttggaggctgtggtggcgcgcgaacttctcccagccgatgttgaggtacatcttgccgcgcgcgtcgtagatcgccttgacgatccaccggcagtagccgcacgaatgctcccgcagatgcatcgtgcgcgggcgtacgccgccgacgtactcggcgaaggagtccggcagcctctggatgccgcgcgggtcgcccttgaggacgtggacgaactcgaacaggacgtccggctccacgtccatctccgacgatgatgaaggcggcggcgtggaaggcgacggcgagcgttcagctatgccgcggccacgaccacgaccacgaccacggccgcggccgcgaggtccgcctctaccagacatagcgtcgagtcttgttgagagatggtggcggctagggtttgggagagaggcgctagggtttgtgtgtgagagggacgatgagaggcgcccctttttatagaccggagggaggcggaggagcggtggctctcattaacgccggcacgcagagctaggcgcgacgggacgcgtcgctgcgtcgctgcgggaactgcaccgtcgctgcgtcgctgcgggaactgcaccgtcgctgcgtcgctgcgggaaccgcaccgccaataactttcgtcgcgaggtaggcgacggttaggttaaaaatttattgtgccggCGACGCGTCGgcccgcgcctcctcgcctcgcttttcgttgtgtccggcgtccccggtgcgtcccacgtgggacggggacgggctcgggcgccggacaccgaatggggcgcgccggacaaaaagggctttgggggacgcggctggaacgctttttctgtccggcgcgccccaaatcgctttgggggacgcgactggagatgctcagcgttccagccgcgtcccccaaagcccttttttgtccggcgcgcccctatacggtgtccggcgccccgagcccgtccccgtcccacaggggacgctccggggacaccggacacaacgaaaagcgaggccaaccgacgcgggcccgacccgtcagcggcacggaaggctaaaaccccgtcgcctacctttggtcaagcgacgttaatggcgtccctgttttcccaggcgacgcagggacgcgtctcgtcgtgcatggccgcgtggccgtccgcgccggagttattgcgtgcaaccacccgctgccgccgctgttttaagGCGCCCTGCAGTTAGCGCCGCTCatccttctcgtcgccgccgcctccccctcccagatcctctcctcgccgctcaaaaaatgtcgtcctcccgcaagatcgccacggcgaacggcttcggacgcggcagcctcaccgtggcggaggcgtgggcgctgtaccgcgcccggtatccagtcccgccggacatgcggctgccaagcagcggcggctggaggatggccgtgaacggcattggcgttccgccgccgccgaagccgcgcacggaccaatggtGGGACGCCATCATggcccggcgggctcaactcaccgccgaggagcggagggatccgacgtgggcggtcgagaacaacgacgcctggtggacgacgtacttcaaggccaagtacgacgtcgagatgcacagcaccgacgggctcgtcggcggccccaacagctggaacaaggacggccgcgccctgttctggggcgttccggggcgcaccctcgagaacgtcatccgcggcctccgcaacggcgctccgcgGCTGAagatgccgtcgtcgccgccgccgtctcctcaatggcagccgaggaggacgacgtactcgtcctcctcgcactcttcttcctcgggaccggcgcgatcgacgccgtcctcgtcgtaccggtcggcgccctacaccgtccccaaacgggaggtcaaggaggagccggcggcgcccgtcaacacgaggcgtggcggtagcggcagcgggcggcagcaagggaggcgcggcggtgccctcctcatcccgaagccggaggtgaaggaggagccggaggaagcgtcgcaggcggcgctgctggcggagtacgagcggcagcagcggcttatcgccagcagcgacgaccccgaggactgcccagggctgcgggtGGCGTTCATGGCGTCCatggacgacaaggacgcctggaggggcgacctggacgcggcgatcgccatgtccatcctcgactccggcaagccgctggtggacctcaccgacgacggcgaggcaggaccaagcggcttggtgaaggacgagcccgtggacgagcccgtcgacgagcgcggcaagcaggaggtcgtcaccgacgagatgtacaacttctagcagtactacgacgcctccggccgccgcaagcggttctagattaggtttagttttaaagttagtcaaatttcgtttgaATCTATGTAAatttggacgaatctaatcgaatctacttaagtttaaaatttgcgaaattttgtttgggggacgcgactggagagcgacgtcccccaaacgcggcacgaacgaaacacgtcccccaaacgctcaatccggcgcggtttgggggacggtttgggggacgcgactggagatgctctaagagcatctccagtcgcgtttcCAAACCATTTCCCACGCGCCGTATCgaccgtttgggggacgtcgctcgcgTCCACAAACGCCACCCCAAATATTAAATAAGGGTTTTTGAAAACACAACCATTTATTaaatatagcatacaaataaatatgtttgcggagattgttttcaaattaaaatacaacgaacagtaaaacaacaaataaatagggctagatcaaTGTGCTTGCGGCATTTTCTTTGAttgtccacaaatgctcaacgagatcatctTTAAGTTGATCGTGAACATTGttatcacggatctctgcgtgcatggctaggaaatcagcaaaatctgcaggcaactcatgatcaacctccgcaagagggccttgacactcatagggaccaacatgtgacctggcctgattcttgcggtcatcctcgatgatcatgttgtgcatgatcacacaagcctgcatcacctcccacatttgggcgTGCGACCAGCTTAGAGCATGGTACCGAACAATTGAAAATttagcttgaagcacaccaaatacccgctcgacatccttcctgcaagcctcctgccGTGTAGCAAATGCTACCggaggtcgtcgtcgaaggcttgctcgtcctccagcagtaggacaatcatctcgtcgtcgctatccatatgtgaagcaaaatcaatggttaaaattgggcCACGGCAGACGATGCAACGAATAGCGCCCAATCGCgcgtacctggcaagtcgtcgagcaccttgtgtgcgcggaggtgcggcagatttgacgccgcgttctgggacgcgcagGCGAAGCGGCGGCGGGGGGACGACCGGCGAGAGTGCCAGCCGCGACGATGGTGCCGACTCTCAGAAGAGATCAGTCGTCGAAACGGCcggcaaatccagcggcggcgggggGTGGGAGGCGTGGGAGGGATGGAGCGAGAAGAAaaaaggcgcgaaccaacggtttatggaaATAGTCATCGACATGTGGGAGTCTACCTCACTTTTCGGTGCGTCCGACGTTcccgtgcgtcccctgtggggcggggacagCCTCGAAACGCCGAACACCGTATCGAGGCACGCCGGACAAAACACGGCTTTAGGGACGGCTGGGAACATTTTTTCGTCCAACACGCCTCAAATATCTTCAGGAACgccactggagatgctctaattccGTCGTCGCATCTGAGCCTGGGGCCAAATTCCGCCCGTCATCCGGAATGATCGTGTCCTGTCCCGTTCAACACTGTTCCCCAATCAAACACTCTAGCTTAAAAGTTCACTAATCTTTGGAGGTGTCTCCAAGGTGCTtagggcatgcccaatgcactgcCCTAGAGGTACTGCCTCACAACTTTAATtaggttcgggtggtccaaagtaggttTGGATGAGGAGGTAGCCTCTTCAtgcgatttttttttaaataatacgagtTTCTTATTTAATTCCAGGAATAGCGCGCGATTTCAAAAAATTCCAAAAGTGTGACCCGGTCGGTCAGTAGCTGACCGATCGGTCACTAGTAGTCCGACTGGCAgtcggctgctgctgctgcttgtcAGAGGGCAGAAGTAGTTGGTCGatagctgaccaattggtcagctaccgaccaattggtcagcggatttttaggtttattattggcACTTCTCCCCCATTATTTTCTGGCCATATCTTCTCCCTCTCCCGTTCACACCGCCGTGTTTCCCTCCCGCCCTTGTCGCCACCCTTCCCgccacttcttcccgccattccttcccgccaccatctcccgccaccatctcccgctatattttcccgccacgctcTCGGATTTTTTCCTATAAAAGCAGGCATCGACACTCATAGCAGCAGAAGTGCTACTATCTCTCTTTTTTTTCTGTTGGCTCACCCTTAGCCGTCATGAGTGTGCCGTGCTCTGACCAGGAGTTTAGGCCGGTGAAGACGAAGGCTGCAAGTTTGCCCCcgggtgtgactgcggagcggtgttggtgcggccgtcttgctaaggttaagcaggtggaggatttctccgaccagttcggcatgaaattttttatgtgtgcgagctatgagcatgatGGAATGAATTTGGCCACGGTGGACGCAGGGAAAGTAGAGTGAtgtgacctactggctatgtatcttaatttcagttatagtttgtcgttgtatcttaaattctGTTGTAGTGATAAGCCGTATTTTAAATTCAGCTgcaatgtatcttaatttcagttttaGTACTAATGTGAAATGAATTTGCCGCAAAAATGTTGTGTCAGAAATTTTGGCTcgtttgtttcccgccaatttttcccgCCCAATTTTTCCCGCTCAATCTTCCCGCCATTTATTCCCGCCCAAATCTGCCGCCACTTTTTCCCGCCTAATTTTTCCCGCTCACATCTTCCCggcggcctggtggacgacgaagctgaactacagggtggatcatgctcatagctcgcacacatgaaaaatttcatgccgaacgaatcagagaaatcctccacctgcttaaccttagcaagacggccgcaccaacaccgctccgcagtcacacccgggggcaaacttgcagccttcgccttcaccggCCTTAACTCCTGGTTAGAGCATGGCACACTCATGATGGCTAAGGGTGAGCCAACAGAAAAAATAGAGAGATAGAAGCACTTGTGCAGCGATGAGTGTTGATGCCTGCTTTTATAGGGAAAAATCCGAgagcgtggcgggaaaatatagcgggagatggtggcgggataaatttggcgggagatggtggcgggataaatttggcgggagatggtggcgggaagAAGTGGCGGGAAGGGTGGCGGGATAAATTTGGCTGGAGGGAAATACGGCGGTGTGAACGGGAGCGGGAGAAGATATGGCGGGAAAATAATGGGGAGAAGTGCCAGCAGATATCCCTCGTAATAAACGTAACCCAATTGGTCTgtagctgaccaattggtcagtagctgaccaattggtcagctatCGACCAATTACTTTTGGGCCTGGCAGGGGCTGAGCAGCCGACTTGTAATCGGCCGGCTACTGACCGATCGGTCAGTAGCTAACCGACTGGGTCACACTTTTGGAATTTTTTGAAATCACGCGCTATTCCTGAAATTATataaaaaattcgtattatttaaaaaaaattcgcgcCTCTTCATCAGGAGACAGCCTCTTCAGCCATAAAGTGGAAAATGTGAGAGAGAAAGACAAAAACCAAATCagcttttgagagaaagatataTTGATGGAACCATAACATGGCATGCATATGTCAAAAATTTTATCCAAGCCTAGTTGGACAGCTGCCTCCATTGCTCATCCCCTTACCTAGCTTTGTTCACTAGCAAGTTGTTACGTACAGTTCAGAAACACATGCCAGACGGAAACCAATAGCAGCAGTCCATGCTCATTATACTAAGTTAGCTTTGCATTGTAATCACCAGCATGATGAGCCCGTTTTGTACTCCAGTATTCTAGAACGGGTGACCGAAGAAAAGCACAAGGGTGgcaaagcttttttttttttttgcacataAGATGTGGTATTCCATTAGAGTGACACGTGACGGGTACAAATTACAAACAGACCCTTTACAACACTGCCCTGAAGAACCTAGAATTTGAAGATAAGGCCTGTAAAATTACAAAACACACCCCAGAACAAAATCtaaaaaagcaatcaggtcccaGAGCTTCACCGTCGCCGCTCGCCGGCATCCTCGAAGCGTCGCCGCCAAGGAATGGAGAGAAGCTGCTCGAACTCTTCCTTCCGGCGAGAACCCACCCCCGCTGGCTACCTCCACATCGCCGGGAACGAATCACTTGGCTGCGCGGAGGCGTCGAGCTCCAACAGGGACATGGAGAGGCTTCCGTCTTGGAGGTTGAGTAACAGCCATCTTGTCGGCTGAAGATCGCATCGGCCATGGTGCCGAGTGCGTGATTGCCGCAACACCCCTTCTTCTCCCCTCGCCTCGATGGTTGGATAGAGAAAGAGAGAGGGCAGCGCAGCCCTTGAGCAGATAGCACCAACAAGCTAGCCTCCACATCGTCGATGCCGAAGACGAAGCCCAGCAGAGCTTCTCCCCCTCACCTCCACTGTCGTCCAGAAGAAGCTTCACCGAGCTGTAGTCCTTAACCCGCCGCCCCTCTTCCTCGCCGCCACGGCTGGCCAGGAGGAGCTCCGCGTCAAGGATCTCGCGCATGTGGATGTGGTAGACGGCCACGACTTTATTGAAGGAGACCGTGCTCCTCTCCACCGCCGCCAGCTCCGACCAGAGGAGAAATAGCAGCATAGAGAGGAACCCTAAGAAGCTCTGGATCTGGCCATCTAGACCCCGAGCTCTGCTCCTACTACCGGGCAAAGAGCCCAAAACTAAACTACCACTAATCCCAATTACTCCAGCGCCTCTCCTAGCCCAACTCCGGCCTGCTATTCCGGCGGAGAGGGCATCGGAGAGGCCCGGTCGGCGGTGAGAACCACACAAGGTACTGTTCACACGTGGGAGCTGGGAGGGGGGAGAATGAGCGGTCTACATTATGGTTCTCCGGTGACAAAGTATTGTTTTCTAAGCAAGGACACGTAGCATGATGATGACACCTCTACCTCCAAAAGAGAGCACAACAATCAGAAAGTATACATCTTAAGATAGTATACCTGGATTGCCTGTATGGAGCACGGGTTTTTTTACTGCCTCCACCCCGTGAAACATGTCTGAAATTTATCAAAATTTGGATGCATCTAAATTACTATTTAGTGTCTAAATTAGACAAATATCTGATATGTTTCATCGTACCGAAGGAGTACATTGTAGAACATGTGCATATATGTACATGCTCTGTCAGTCTAAATAGGGGAAAAGAACATTGCAGGTTGTTGAAGCAAATTCATACACAGAACAATCTAGGAACTGATGCTAAACAGGATTATGTAGTCACAAAAATATTCATGCATGATGTAATATCTTTCAGGTAATGAATGGATGAAATTAGGCAAACGAAAAGAGCTCATACTGTCGTTGCAGACTTTGACATGTTGGACACAAGTACAACTGAAGTCGTCATCATGATTCTCCAGCCATTCTGGCTAGTCAACTTAACTTTTTATACAAAGCTGGAAACCGTTGTTTACGAAATCAGAAGATGGTTGCTATTTCAATCTTCGCTAGTAGTACATTTTGTTTCTTTGCTGTTTTTTTACAAGGTACTATACTACCCATCAATGTACAACACGCCAAGCAACTGAGCCCGTTTTGAAGTTGTCTGAAGAAATCCACAAACAAAGAAAGCTATTTCGTACAAGAAAGTCAAACCCAAATCCACAAAGCAAGAAAGTTATTTCGTACAAGGAACATCAAGTCAAACCCAATTGCAGCAAGCATCATCAAACCCGGATAATCTTCTTTTTTTGTCTCTGTGGAGCTAGTATTTGTGGTAGTATTACTTCTTGACAAAATACTGAAGATGAACACTAAACAGAACTTCTACAGGTAATGCAAATGTCAAGAGAAGGACATATAGAGATATAATCATTCATTCCAAATATCTCTATCATCATTAATCCATCAATTATCATCTTCATCAATCGTGACAAATTGAGCTGCTATCAGGTAGTAACACAATATACCTACACAGCTACAACAACTATGTGTGTTTCTTTTTCATGCTCTGCTTGCGCTCCCTCAACAGCTCCTTCCAGAGGTTCCAGATCCACAGGTTGCTCACCGTGATAGCAGGGCCGACGACGATGATCCAGGATATGCGCACCCACCAGGGGATGACGTCCACCGCCTGGCCGGAGAGGTAGAAGAGGCTCATCTTGAGGAAGAAGATGGGCCCGGCGACACCCCTGACGATGGTGTAGAGCACATAGAAGGGCACTGAGAGGGCGTTGTACACCCTGGCGGCGGCGGGCACCTCGGCTCGCCAGATCCCGGCGAGCGTCCAGACATTCTGCAGCAGGCTTGTGACCTCGGCGAGAAAGAGCAGGATGAGGAGCGCGTAGGCGCCATGGTGGACGAGGTAGCGGCAGGTGAGGAAGACGAAGAGCGTGGCGATGTGGTGGGCGATGAAGAGGGTGTCCCCGGGGAGGAAGGCGAGGTAGTGGAGCAGGTCCATGGTGAAGTAGGCGACGCTGTAGTCGAGGACGTGGTCCTGGAGGCGGGAGTTGGGCGCGGCGAATCCCCGCCTCTCGGCCGGCTGCGCGGCGATGGCCGCCACGGCGGCGAGCGCGGCGGCGGAGCCGTGCGCGAGCGAGATGAGGCAGCTGGCGCCGTCCAGGCGGTGCCGCCACTCCCAGCGCCGGAAGAGGCCCAGTTGGCCGATAGAGTATATGACGGCGTACATGGCCAGGAACGCCGGGTACATCCACCGCTCCTCGGCGGCCCAGGAAGCCAGGAGCTCCGCCATGGGCGGGCGGCGAGATTTGCGCCGCGAGAGCCGGGGTTTGATCCGCCGCTCCGGGCCGTCGGGGTTAGCGGCGAATCGAGGCGAATCTCGCGACGGGGCAGCGGGAGGGGCGAGGGGGGTTGATTTGGCTGGGGCGTAGGGTTTCGGCGGCGGAGCGGAGGTGGATGGCTCTCTCTCGGGGTGTGCGGCTCTGGTTGTGGTTTGGCTTGCAGTGGCCGCGTGGGGCAAATACGAGGTGGGTTTGGCTGCTAATCAACACAGAGATTTAAGTAAAGACGTTCACAGGGCCTTTGTGCTTTGTTGGTAGGAAAAGTAGAGAACAAGTTTGGGGGCAGAGAAGTTCTCTTTCGTTGCAATATTTTTTCCAAGATAAAAAAAATGAAGTTGGAGGAAAAACTGATGTTTAAGAACGCATGAATTTCAGTATTCACTTAGAATTCTTCCTTCATTCTTTTAGAATTTGTATAC
This Lolium perenne isolate Kyuss_39 chromosome 1, Kyuss_2.0, whole genome shotgun sequence DNA region includes the following protein-coding sequences:
- the LOC127294019 gene encoding TLC domain-containing protein At5g14285 is translated as MAELLASWAAEERWMYPAFLAMYAVIYSIGQLGLFRRWEWRHRLDGASCLISLAHGSAAALAAVAAIAAQPAERRGFAAPNSRLQDHVLDYSVAYFTMDLLHYLAFLPGDTLFIAHHIATLFVFLTCRYLVHHGAYALLILLFLAEVTSLLQNVWTLAGIWRAEVPAAARVYNALSVPFYVLYTIVRGVAGPIFFLKMSLFYLSGQAVDVIPWWVRISWIIVVGPAITVSNLWIWNLWKELLRERKQSMKKKHT